The Glycine max cultivar Williams 82 chromosome 12, Glycine_max_v4.0, whole genome shotgun sequence genome window below encodes:
- the LOC100813629 gene encoding probable BOI-related E3 ubiquitin-protein ligase 3, giving the protein MAIQAQWYPNNSASPFCNNGFCAGGLIDSHINFQPKNHLQQQQLQLSEQHLKELYNASHGTVDPNLHVYNSKAVNSHMFAVQLEKQREEIDQYMKSEDEKLRYMLREHGKQVMALLKKLESRSLHVLREKDEEIAQAIKKRVELEEYLRKLEAENMKWQKVAQEKENMALSLYKTLEEMTESGNFLNNGMVANDAVSFCGETGGKEEMDEEEATAEKEKKRIECCGGVSEFEQNTRRGVMVCKSCHSRSSSFLFLPCRHLSCCKVCNTFLEACPVCSTPKKATIELRL; this is encoded by the exons ATGGCCATTCAAGCACAGTGGTATCCAAATAATTCTGCTTCTCCGTTTTGCAACAATGGTTTTTGTGCTGGTGGGCTTATTGACTCTCATATCAATTTCCAACCGAAAAATCATCTTCAACAACAGCAGTTGCAGCTATCAGAACAGCATTTGAAAGAGTTATATAATGCGAGTCATGGAACTGTTGATCCAAATCTTCATGTTTATAATTCAAAAGCCGTGAATTCTCATATGTTTGCTGTTCAGCTTGAGAAGCAAAGGGAGGAGATTGATCAGTACATGAAATCCGAG GATGAGAAATTGAGATATATGCTACGGGAGCATGGGAAACAAGTGATGGCATTGTTGAAGAAACTGGAATCTCGATCACTTCATGTTTTAAgggaaaaagatgaagaaattgCGCAAGCTATTAAGAAAAGGGTGGAGTTGGAAGAGTATTTAAGAAAGCTAGAGGCAGAAAATATGAAGTGGCAGAAAGTGGCTCAAGAGAAGGAAAACATGGCATTGTCCCTCTATAAAACATTGGAGGAAATGACAGAAAGTGGCAATTTTTTGAACAATGGGATGGTGGCAAATGATGCAGTGTCCTTTTGTGGCGAAACTGGGGGAAAAGAAGAGATGgacgaagaagaagcaacagcagagaaagagaaaaaacgtATAGAATGTTGCGGTGGGGTGAGTGAGTTTGAACAGAATACGAGAAGAGGAGTAATGGTTTGTAAAAGCTGTCATTCTAGGAGCTCGAGCTTTCTGTTTCTACCATGCAGGCACCTTTCTTGCTGCAAAGTTTGCAACACTTTCCTCGAGGCATGCCCCGTTTGCAGCACACCAAAGAAGGCTACCATTGAGTTgagactttga